A single Limanda limanda chromosome 19, fLimLim1.1, whole genome shotgun sequence DNA region contains:
- the rfx5 gene encoding DNA-binding protein RFX5 has product MSEDHRHQRAEACRRADGGLEGGEGDTEPSMLQQRLKNNISKSVQTKVDQILQDVQRFSDNDKLYLYLQLPSGPGSGDKSVGDSSSFNTADQLHTCNWIRSHLEEHSDTCLPKQDVYETYKRYCENLQHRPLSAANFGKIIRDIFPNIKARRLGGRGQSKYCYSGIRRKTVLNMPLLPNLDLKNDPAELTELVQTYKQEVTEAACELICDWAQKILKRSFDTVVEIARYLIQEHIVNPRCSQAELVTSAALAGGPAKPHKVIKKAPVVSRAESDGAADQKREPGDPPSLKQPSGDKPAATKPSSLEAPPPPSSSSSSSLRPAVEAFMKQLPRLLPRSSLPDKTQLAVRSSPPSLAPKDASGVGGASGPGGPAAAAAAGGAGVKVIAMATLPQQQGVPVMILPQGCLSYEREKVGPPQPPPPPSQLQNLPAAPTSVVQKARGPVTKRPLVEVVTPGGAAANTHPVKRKRGRPRKPRPEELLLAPPPAALPPQPPPYAPASHPPIITSLTGGVIQKACSSSSSSQQVLELVIQDPPGLVLSPLPALSEQRDLVIQCQPRGGAEPERHCRPLLLLQAPGNPSWELAASGRTPMVEVIQKAPRPSNNNASVHVARLPTAPPLSLPMLHEARGEVEITLTPVELHVNPPVAPPSSSSSAAPASSPSISSSMAGRGQEEEGGRRESSTSSKREGH; this is encoded by the exons ATGTCGGAGGACCACCGGCACCagcgggccgaagcctgccggCGGGCGGATGGCGgtctggaggggggggagggcgaCACGGAGCCCAGCATGCTGCAGCAGAGACTGAAGAACAACATCTC AAAGAGCGTTCAGACCAAAGTGGATCAGATCCTG CAAGACGTCCAGCGTTTCTCTGACAACGACAAGCTGTACCTGTACCTCCAGCTGCCCTCGGGCCCCGGCTCCGGAGACAAGAG tgttggGGACTCCAGCTCGTTCAACACAGCCGACCAGCTTCACACCTGTAACTGGATCCGCAGTCACCTGGAGGAGCACTCGGACACGTGCCTGCCCAAACAGGACGTCTACGAGACGTACAA GAGATACTGTGAGAACCTGCAGCATCGACCTCTGAGCGCCGCCAACTTCGGGAAGATCATCAGAGACATTTTCCCAAACATCAAGGCCCGACGGCTCGGGGGCAGAGGTCAATCCAA GTACTGTTACAGCGGCATCAGGAGGAAGACGGTGCTCAACATGCCTCTGCTGCCAAACCTGGACCTGAAGAACGAcccg gCGGAGCTGACGGAGCTGGTTCAGACCTACAAGCAGGAAGTGACGGAGGCGGCGTGTGAGCTGATCTGTGATTGGGCGCAGAAGATCCTGAAGCGCTCCTTCGACACGGTGGTGGAGATCGCTCGCTACCTGATCCAGGAGCACATCGTGAACCCCCGCTGCAGCCAGGCGGAGCTGGTGACCTCCGCGGCGCTCGCAG gaggtCCGGCCAAACCCCACAAGGTCATCAAGAAAGCTCCGGTGGTTTCCAGAGCCGAGTCGGACGGCGCCGCAGATCAGAAG AGGGAGCCTGGAGACCCGCCCTCACTGAAGCAGCCGTCTGGAGACAAACCCGCCGCCACCAAGCCCTCCTCCCtggaagctccgcctcctccctcctcctcctcctcctcctctctgcgccCTGCG GTGGAGGCGTTCATGAAGCAGTTACCCAGGCTCCTCCCCCGGAGCTCCCTCCCCGACAAGACCCAGCTCGCTGTCCGCTCGTCTCCGCCCTCGCTGGCGCCAAAGGACGCCTCAGGTGTGGGAGGGGCCTCCGGACCTGGAGGTCCggctgctgccgccgctgccgGAGGGGCTGGGGTGAAGGTCATCGCCATGGCAACGCTGCCCCAGCAGCAGGGCGTCCCGGTGATGATCCTGCCTCAGGGCTGCCTGTCCTACGAGAGAGAGAAGGTCGGCCCCCCCCAACCGCCTCCGCCTCCTTCTCAGCTGCAGAACCTCCCAGCGGCCCCCACCTCTGTGGTGCAGAAGGCTCGAGGGCCTGTCACcaagcgccccctggtggaggtGGTGACACCCGGCGGCGCCGCTGCCAACACTCATCCAGTGAAACGGAAACGTGGCCGACCAAGAAAACCGAggccagaggagctgctgctggctccgcctcctgctgcccttcctcctcagccccccccctatGCACCTGCTTCCCACCCCCCCATCATCACCTCCCTGACCGGGGGGGTCATCCAGAAagcctgctcctcctcgtcctcctcgcagcaggtgctggagctggtgaTCCAGGACCCGCCCGGCCTGGTGCTGAGCCCGCTGCCGGCGCTGTCGGAGCAGCGCGACCTGGTGATCCAGTGTCAGCcgcgggggggggcggagccggAACGCCACTGTcgcccgctgctgctgctccaggctCCGGGGAACCCCAGCTGGGAGCTGGCGGCCTCGGGACGGACGCCGATGGTGGAGGTCATCCAGAAAGCTCCGAGACCGAGCAATAACAACGCGTCTGTCCACGTGGCCCGCCTCCCCACGGCTCCTCCCCTTTCCTTGCCCATGCTACACGAGGCGCGGGGGGAGGTCGAAATAACGTTGACACCGGTGGAGCTGCACGTCAACCCGCCGGTGGCTcctcccagctcctcctcctctgctgctcccgCCTCCTCGCCGTCTATCTCCTCCTCTATGGCGGGAAggggacaggaagaggagggggggcgaCGAGAGAGCAGCACCTCCtcaaagagagagggacattag